One genomic window of Cricetulus griseus strain 17A/GY chromosome 3, alternate assembly CriGri-PICRH-1.0, whole genome shotgun sequence includes the following:
- the LOC100765022 gene encoding pepsin A-5 isoform X2 has protein sequence MKWLGVLWLVALSECLVKIPLKKIKSMRENLREDNMLKDYLEKYPGSGARVLPEQRWRNPAVTYEPMRNYLDLVYIGIISIGTPPQEFKVVLDTGSAYLWVPSIYCSSPACAHHKVFNPLRSSTFLVSGRPVNVAYGSGEMSGFLAYDTVKIGNLTVVAQAFGLSLEEPGTFMEYAVFDGILGLGYPDLSLQGILPVFDNLWMQGLIPQNLFAFYLSSKDEKGSMLMLGGVDPSYYSGDLHWVPVSKPSYWQLALDSISVNGEVIACEGGCQGIMDTGTSLLTGPRNSILNIHNLIGAKASSDGEYVLRCDTINTLPDIVFTIDVVTYPVPASAYIWKGHSHNCYSNFEEGKGDPSDSEMWVLGDVFLRLYFTVFDRASNRIGLAPAV, from the exons AATCCCTCTGAAGAAGATTAAGTCCATGCGAGAAAATCTGCGGGAAGACAACATGCTGAAGGATTACCTGGAGAAGTACCCTGGTAGCGGTGCCCGCGTGCTTCCTGAGCAGCGCTGGAGGAACCCAGCAGTAACTTATGAGCCCATGAGGAACTATCTAGAC CTGGTCTACATCGGTATCATCAGCATTGGCACACCccctcaggagttcaaggtcgtcTTGGATACTGGTTCTGCCTACCTGTGGGTTCCATCCATCTATTGTTCCAGCCCAGCCTGTG CTCACCACAAGGTCTTCAACCCTCTGCGATCTTCCACTTTCCTAGTCTCGGGCCGACCTGTGAATGTTGCCTATGGTTCAGGAGAGATGTCAGGATTTCTTGCCTATGACACTGTCAAG ATCGGGAACCTCACGGTTGTAGCCCAGGCATTTGGCCTGAGCCTGGAAGAACCAGGCACTTTCATGGAATATGCAGTCTTTGATGGTATCCTGGGACTGGGCTACCCTGACCTCagccttcagggaatcctgccAGTCTTTGACAACCTATGGATGCAAGGCCTTATCCCCCAGAATCTCTTTGCCTTCTACTTGAGCAG CAAGGATGAGAAGGGCAGCATGCTGATGCTGGGTGGAGTGGACCCCTCCTACTACAGTGGAGACCTTCACTGGGTGCCTGTGTCCAAGCCCAGCTACTGGCAGTTAGCTCTGGACAG CATCTCCGTGAATGGGGAGGTCATTGCCTGTGAAGGTGGCTGTCAAGGAATTATGGACACAGGGACCTCCTTGCTGACTGGCCCCCGAAACTCGATCCTTAACATCCATAATCTCATTGGTGCCAAGGCATCTAGCGATGGCGAG TATGTTCTCAGGTGTGATACCATCAACACCCTACCTGATATTGTCTTCACCATCGATGTTGTTACCTACCCGGTGCCAGCCAGTGCCTACATCTGGAAG GGTCATTCACACAACTGCTATAGCAACTTTGAAGAAGGCAAAGGTGACCCTTCGGACTCtgagatgtgggtgctgggggatGTTTTCTTAAGGCTGTATTTCACCGTGTTTGATCGGGCAAGTAACAGAATTGGTCTGGCTCCAGCTGTGTGA